One Brevibacillus choshinensis genomic window carries:
- the rpsT gene encoding 30S ribosomal protein S20, with product MPNIKSAIKRTKTIEKRRAHRASQKSDLRTSLKNFEKAVAASDVALAKSTLLVAVKKLDKAASKGLIHKNAANRQKSRLMKKLNVLSAPVA from the coding sequence ATGCCAAACATTAAATCCGCGATTAAGCGCACCAAAACCATTGAAAAGCGACGCGCACACCGTGCTTCTCAAAAGTCTGATCTGCGCACTTCCCTGAAGAACTTTGAGAAAGCTGTCGCCGCTTCCGATGTAGCATTGGCGAAATCCACTCTTCTGGTGGCTGTGAAAAAGCTGGACAAGGCCGCTTCGAAAGGTCTCATTCATAAAAACGCAGCAAACCGTCAAAAGTCTCGTTTGATGAAAAAGCTTAACGTTCTGAGCGCTCCTGTAGCGTAA
- the gpr gene encoding GPR endopeptidase — protein sequence MEHNIDLSGYSIRTDLAVEAHELAQQENESNIPGVWLQADDEEANIKVTRLHVQNEEAGRAIGKLPGHYITIEVPKLRDNDTSIEEQVTKRFALEFASFLMKLGITEDKKALVVGLGNWNVTPDALGPMVVENLLVTRHLYKLAPDTVGEGYREVSALSPGVLGITGIETSEIVFGVVEKSKPDFVICIDALASRALHRVNTTIQISDTGIHPGSGVGNKRKAIDKETLGIPVIAIGVPTVVFASTIVNDAITYLLGHFGQSMAESKRAFNKLTMSTLPERKEPYTEVDLPDLESRKTFMGLVGSLPEEEKRQLIHEVLRPLGQDLVVTPKEVDDFMEGISNVIATGLNRALHSAVNEENSGAYTH from the coding sequence TTGGAACATAATATCGACCTGTCAGGATACTCGATTCGCACCGATCTTGCCGTGGAGGCCCATGAGTTAGCGCAGCAGGAAAATGAGAGCAATATTCCCGGCGTATGGCTTCAGGCTGACGATGAAGAAGCCAATATAAAGGTCACCCGCCTTCACGTCCAGAATGAGGAGGCAGGCAGGGCAATCGGAAAGCTGCCTGGCCACTACATTACCATTGAGGTTCCCAAGCTGCGCGACAATGATACCTCTATTGAAGAGCAGGTAACGAAACGTTTTGCACTGGAATTCGCCAGTTTTCTGATGAAGCTGGGAATTACCGAGGATAAAAAGGCGCTCGTCGTCGGCCTGGGCAACTGGAATGTGACGCCGGATGCGCTCGGGCCGATGGTGGTGGAAAATTTATTGGTCACCCGGCACCTATACAAGCTGGCGCCGGATACGGTGGGAGAAGGCTATCGGGAAGTAAGTGCGCTCTCGCCGGGAGTCCTCGGGATTACAGGGATTGAAACGAGTGAGATCGTGTTTGGCGTGGTGGAAAAAAGCAAGCCGGATTTTGTCATCTGCATTGATGCACTCGCTTCACGGGCATTGCATCGCGTAAACACCACCATTCAAATATCGGATACTGGAATTCATCCCGGCTCAGGTGTCGGCAACAAGCGCAAAGCCATCGATAAGGAAACATTGGGCATTCCCGTGATTGCGATTGGCGTTCCGACCGTCGTTTTCGCATCGACCATCGTCAATGACGCCATCACCTATCTGCTCGGCCACTTCGGGCAATCCATGGCGGAGAGCAAGCGTGCTTTCAACAAGCTCACCATGAGCACCCTGCCAGAGCGCAAGGAGCCGTACACCGAGGTGGATCTCCCAGACCTTGAGTCGCGCAAGACGTTCATGGGTCTGGTAGGCTCGCTGCCGGAAGAAGAAAAGCGGCAGCTGATTCACGAGGTTCTAAGGCCGCTTGGGCAGGATCTGGTGGTCACTCCCAAAGAGGTGGATGACTTCATGGAAGGGATCTCCAATGTGATCGCGACAGGTTTGAATCGCGCTCTGCACAGTGCTGTAAATGAGGAGAACAGCGGCGCCTACACGCACTAA